The genomic segment CAACGCCTCCGGCGAGAGCGCCCCCGGCGCGCTGGCCGCCGCGGCCGCCCTCCTCCTCTACAGCTTCCTGGGCGTCGAGTCGGCCGCCGTCAGCGCCGGCGAGGTCCGTGACCCGGAGCGCACCGTGGGCCGCGCCAGCGTCCTCGGCACGCTCGCCTCGGCGCTGGTCTACATCCTCGGCACGGTCGCCGTGTTCGGCCTGGTCCCGCACCAGGAACTCGTCGAGTCCGGGGCGCCCTTCGCCGACGCGGTCAACTCGATGGCCGGCGGCACCTGGGGCGGCACGGTGATCGCGCTGGTCGCCGTCGCCTCGATCGTCGGCTGCCTCAACGGCTGGGTCCTGCTCAGCGCCCAGATGCCGTACGCCGCCGCCCGCGACGGTCTCTTCCCCAAGCCCTTCGCCCGCGTCGGCAAGGGCGGCGTCCCCGGCTTCGGCGTCCTCGCCACCGCCGTCCTCGGCACGCTCCTCATCGTCGTCAACTACGCGGACGACCCGGACACCGCCTTCCGCGTCCTGGTCCTCATCACCACGTTCACCGGCTGCGTCCCGTACCTGCTCTCCGCCGCCGCCCAGCTCTACTGGCTGGCCAGGGGCACGCGCGAGCGGGTCCGCCCCGCCGGCCTGGTCCGCGACCTGATCGTCGCCGCCCTCTCCTTCGCCTTCTCCTTCTGGCTGATCGCCGGCGCGGGCTACGCGGCCGTCTACCAGGGCGTCCTGTTCCTCTTCGCCGGCATCCCGGTGTACGTCTGGCTGCGCGGTCGGCAGGAGGAGCCGGGGAAGGCCCGTACCGAGGCCGAGGCCGAGGCCGGGCCCGAGGCCGACACCACCACGGCGTAAGCGCGCGGCACGAGACGGGCGGGCGGCCGCTGACCCCCGTACAGCGACCGCCCGCCCGAGCTTTGTCTCATCCAGGGATACGCCGGTCTCAGCCCGTGGCCGCGTGCCGGCCGCCCCGGCGCCGGTTGTTCCTGCGGCGCCGGCTGATCGGTACCAGCAGCCCGGACAGCAGGCCGACGGCGAGCGCGTACGGCCACCAGCCGAGGCCGCTGTCCGCGGAGGCGGCGGCGTTCTGTGTACGGGCGTCCTGCGCGCCGGGGCCGGAGTCGGAGCCCGCGGCGGTCTTGACGGTCGGCGACGGACCCGCCTTCGTCTCGGTCAGGACGACGTCGTTGCCGTCGCCGCCCCGGTAGCTGATCCGGTACGTGTTGTCGGCGAGCTTCACCTTGGCGCCCTCGCGGAGCCCGGTGAACGTTCCGGTGTTCCCGCCCTTGCCCCGGTGGTCGAGCACGGTGATGCTCTCGCCGGGTCCGCCGACGGCGGCCAGGGCCGCGAAGTCCAGCCCGCCCGCCAGCCGCACCGTCCCGTGCACCTTCAACGGCCGCTTGCGCAGCACCAGTTCGCCCTTCCCGGTCTGGGTGTAGCCCCCCGTCACCGTGAGGCCGGCCACGACCACGCCCTCGTTGGTCACCGCCCCCTTCACCGTGCCCTTGCCGGACAGGGACCTGGTCACGCGCAGCCCGGCGGTGCCCACGTCGAGCCTCGCGCCGGCGGTGGTGAGCCGAATGGTCCTGCTGCGGGTGAGAGCCGCCCCCGAGCGGAGCGCCAGCGTGCCCTTGGTGACGGTCGTCGCCCCGGTGTACGTCACCGCGCCGCCCGTCAGCGTTGTCGTGGCCGCACCCGACTGCGTGAGCGAGCCGGTGCCGCCGACTCGCGACAGGGTCACGGGCTTCGACACATTGCGGACGATCAGCGAACCGTTGTTGACCACCTTGTAGAGGTCGCCCTTGGTGTACAGCCCGCCGTCGCCGCCGGACTTGCCACTGCCCAGCCGCAGCACCGCGCCCTTCTCGACCGTGGTGGAGCCGTTGTAGTACTGGACGGCGGCGAAGGTGACGTCGTTGCCCCTGGTCCCCTTGATGACGATGTCCCCGGCGCCGGGCGTGGAGAGCGTGTCGTGGAAGCGGCCGCCGCCGATGGGGGCGCCCAGCGTCACCGGGCCGTTGTAGTCGAACGTGAGCAGCGAACGGGACCGGGCCGCCAGCAGGTTGATGTAGACCGTCTCGGCCGTGCCCGGCATGAAGATCCTGTTCGTGGTGCCGTCGCCCCACTGGACGTTGGCGCCCTTGATGTTGGTGCCGCGCTTGTTGACGTTCTTGCGTGCGGGCGTCCAGTTCAGGGCGGGGTCGCTGAGCGAGGGGTTCGTGTCGCCGCCCTGGTCCGACCAGCTGTACTGGCCGGTGAGGATCACCTTGCTGCCGGGCCGCGACTGGACGTTGATGTCGCTGCCGTACTCGCGCTGGTAGAAGTCCATGCCCTGGGTGACGGTCTGGCCCAGCGGGGTGTCCACGGTCCAGGTGCCCTGGTTCAGGACCTTGCGCGCGTTCGGCAGCGAGGTCGCGAACTCCGGGCGTCCGGCGTTCACGCCCGTGCCGTTGTCGATGACACCGGTGAAGGGATGGGTGCCCGACAGGTCCCAGGTCGCCCAGAGGAACCTCGGCTGGGTGACCAGGCCGGAGCCGCTGATGGTTCCCAGGTTGTACTGGACGTTCTTCAGGGCGAGCCGCAGGGTGCCGTCGACCCGGATGTTGTTCTGGTTGAGCCGGAACGCCGGGGTGCCGTACGGATAGTGGCCGATCACGCCGGTCGAGCCGCTGTCGCCGTACTGGAGGGTCGCGCCCTTCGCGACGGTCACGGCCGGCGGGTCCGGGTTGGCGACGGTGACGTACGGGTGGTTCCCGCCGAGCGTCTTCACCACCTGCCGCTGCCGGGACTTCGGCAGGGTGAAGTCGCTGTCCCTGGTGAGGACCAGTGTGCCGGTGCCGCGCACGGTGAGCGTGCCGGTACCGCTGAACACACCGCCGTACGTGGTCGTCCCGGACGGCACGGTCACCACCGTGTCCCCGGTGAGCGTGACGTTCCGCCCTGCACGGACGTCGGAGGTCACATCGCGGGGGCCTGCGGCGGTCGCGGTCGGGGCGCCGAGCATCAGGGCGGTGACCGCCAGGGCTCCGGCGGCCGCCGCTGTCTTGTGGGTTTGGCTGCGCACGTCATCGGAGACGCGCCGGGGCTCACCCGATAACAGAAACTTCGCCGTGTCCGGCTTCTTCGCGTCGGTTCGTTCCTGTGAGCTTGTGTTCGTCATGCCCGACCCGTTGACCT from the Streptomyces sp. NBC_00310 genome contains:
- a CDS encoding autotransporter translates to MLGAPTATAAGPRDVTSDVRAGRNVTLTGDTVVTVPSGTTTYGGVFSGTGTLTVRGTGTLVLTRDSDFTLPKSRQRQVVKTLGGNHPYVTVANPDPPAVTVAKGATLQYGDSGSTGVIGHYPYGTPAFRLNQNNIRVDGTLRLALKNVQYNLGTISGSGLVTQPRFLWATWDLSGTHPFTGVIDNGTGVNAGRPEFATSLPNARKVLNQGTWTVDTPLGQTVTQGMDFYQREYGSDINVQSRPGSKVILTGQYSWSDQGGDTNPSLSDPALNWTPARKNVNKRGTNIKGANVQWGDGTTNRIFMPGTAETVYINLLAARSRSLLTFDYNGPVTLGAPIGGGRFHDTLSTPGAGDIVIKGTRGNDVTFAAVQYYNGSTTVEKGAVLRLGSGKSGGDGGLYTKGDLYKVVNNGSLIVRNVSKPVTLSRVGGTGSLTQSGAATTTLTGGAVTYTGATTVTKGTLALRSGAALTRSRTIRLTTAGARLDVGTAGLRVTRSLSGKGTVKGAVTNEGVVVAGLTVTGGYTQTGKGELVLRKRPLKVHGTVRLAGGLDFAALAAVGGPGESITVLDHRGKGGNTGTFTGLREGAKVKLADNTYRISYRGGDGNDVVLTETKAGPSPTVKTAAGSDSGPGAQDARTQNAAASADSGLGWWPYALAVGLLSGLLVPISRRRRNNRRRGGRHAATG
- a CDS encoding amino acid permease, which codes for MTTTSTPEATEPEPNPVPADGTASATNAAAPGRTFGLTAATALVMGNIIGGGIFTLPAAVAPYGTVSLLAFGVLSVAAVLLALLFGKLARRSPVTGGLYVYPRDAFGPFAGFLSAWSYWTMCWVSIAALAVGVVGYVDVLIPLGDSKAVLALVALAALWLPAAANFAGTRYVGAVQIVSTVLKFIPLLLVATIGLFFIDTDNYGPFNASGESAPGALAAAAALLLYSFLGVESAAVSAGEVRDPERTVGRASVLGTLASALVYILGTVAVFGLVPHQELVESGAPFADAVNSMAGGTWGGTVIALVAVASIVGCLNGWVLLSAQMPYAAARDGLFPKPFARVGKGGVPGFGVLATAVLGTLLIVVNYADDPDTAFRVLVLITTFTGCVPYLLSAAAQLYWLARGTRERVRPAGLVRDLIVAALSFAFSFWLIAGAGYAAVYQGVLFLFAGIPVYVWLRGRQEEPGKARTEAEAEAGPEADTTTA